The Chanodichthys erythropterus isolate Z2021 chromosome 14, ASM2448905v1, whole genome shotgun sequence genome window below encodes:
- the LOC137036453 gene encoding uncharacterized protein, which produces MAPNPCATRWNSWFTAVQYHSEHFGLYKEFIEKEIDTCGKTTPQSVERLHEMLQDPNMAESLQVQISIMANKCRVLIGLLDIFQSRRPIVTKAFDYLEDLHMKLEANKDLSYETCAEYFEGLDLSFAIKMQILNRVEQAYINAEDKLSKYISDGQPAISFLKEVRVFDPRHIAFMSDSVSSYESIPGFSDVPKNELDAYFTRLGPAAVHAAACGVVDLDIFWDGLKERLPILSGLAIRYKSVIVNSADAERSNSIYKLVLSSRRRSVTNDNLKALVFLYHNQRLASGAFEDKDFEEDFESFDEA; this is translated from the exons ATGGCTCCAAATCCATGTGCAACTAGATGGAACTCATGGTTCACTGCTGTACAGTACCATTCAGAGCACTTCGGACTGTACAAGGAATTTATTGAGAAGGAAATTGAT ACCTGTGGAAAAACCACACCCCAGTCAGTGGAGAGACTCCATGAAATGCTCCAGGATCCAAATATGGCTGAAAGTCTACAGGTCCAGATCAGCATCATGGCAAATAAGTGTAGAGTGTTAATTGGACTTCTGGACATCTTCCAGAGCAGACGTCCTATAGTCACCAAAGCTTTTGACTACCTGGAGGATCTGCATATGAAGTTAGAGGCCAACAAAGATCTCAGCTATGAAACATGCGCAGAATACTTTGAGGGACTTGATCTATCTTTTGCTATCAAAATGCAGATCCTGAACAGAGTGGAACAGGCATACATCAATGCAGAGGACAAACTGAGCAAGTACATTTCTGATGGGCAACCTGCCATTAGTTTCCTGAAAGAGGTCAGGGTCTTTGATCCTCGTCACATTGCATTTATGAGTGATAGTGTGTCCAGCTACGAATCCATCCCAGGCTTCAGTGATGTGCCTAAAAATGAACTGGATGCCTACTTCACACGCCTTGGTCCAGCTGCAGTCCATGCTGCAGCATGTGGAGTTGTAGATCTAGATATATTCTGGGATGGACTTAAAGAGAGACTGCCTATACTCAGTGGCCTGGCCATAAGATACAAATCTGTCATTGTGAACTCAGCAGACGCTGAGCGGAGTAACAGCATCTACAAGCTGGTGTTGTCAAGCCGAAGGAGATCGGTCACAAATGACAACCTCAAAGCCTTGGTCTTTCTGTACCATAACCAGAGGCTTGCCAGTGGAGCGTTTGAGGACAAAGACTTTGAGGAGGACTTTGAGTCTTTTGATGAGGCCTAG